In Theobroma cacao cultivar B97-61/B2 chromosome 7, Criollo_cocoa_genome_V2, whole genome shotgun sequence, the genomic window gtttatccaaacaatataaaacattaaattttcatttagaatattttactcaaaaaaattttgtatcaTAGTAAGTCATTTTCCGGGTATAAAATGGACTTTGAGATTAACCAgtctaaataaattaatagtaacataattaattaaaatttgacttgaataaaaaattatttaaatgaaggtaatttgaaaattacaattataaattattggtAAAGAGTGTTAATAGATAATTAAGAGTACCAATAACCCAcccttaatttaatttgttaaataaaagaaatcaacTTGCCCCGTGGCATGTGtagaaaaatagagtaaaaaATGGAGTGTATTTCaattctcaaattttgtaaaaattattatcacaATTAAAAGTGTTCAAGCATCGAGTTACTTGTACTTGGTCATTGAATTTTAGGTTTGTGCTCGATtcgatttgattttattgaattattgCATTGataaagaatatatttttatttaattttaactttaaagtactaatataaaataatattttattgttttaataaaaaatagtttaaatGGAGAATGAAAGGCACAGTATGGACACGTGTCACAACGACTTCTAAGGTGAAATagtaaaaaggaagaaaaagaacaagagaaagagttttccatttttgttgTCTGGAAATTAAATGTAAAGATAAAACTATTTATATGTGCCACAAATTTTGTTGCCTTTTAAAGCGGTGCCATAAAACCGGGCAACGGCCTTTTCTTTGCTCTTCAAAGATGGCAGCTGAGAAAACACAGGAGAAAAATAAGGAGCAGTGACAGATTTGTGTTTTcattctgtttctcaataccttttgatttatttattttttattctttatttccCTCTCTAATTCAGATTAAATCCTACACTTTCTTTCAACCTTTTCCTGGAAATCTTACGAAATCGGTAGTAGTACATCAGACAACTTAGAAGATTCTCATATGGATAAAACTGTACAAACTGATGATCAGAAGGAAGAACTGCCCAAggatgagaaagaaaaaacaaatgaaacagAGAAGGCAGAAGGTGGAGGCGAAAATGGTGAAGGAAAGATTgaatatgaaaagaaaacagatgAGGAAAGCATGAATgctgaagaaaagaaagaagatttGAACAAACTAGACGTGGGGATGAAGAATGATGAAGGAAAGGAAGGAGATGTGAAGGAAATTAATGAGGTGAAGAACGATGGAGCAAGGAAAGAAGatgttaagaaaataaatgagaTTGATAATAGTGACGCAGAGAAAGAAGTTGAAGAGGTGAAGGATGGtgaagcaaagaaaaaagatgagGAAAATGAAGGTAAAGCAGTAGAAGAGAAACATACTTCTGAGGGTGTCAAAGAAAGAGTTGTTAAGATAGATCAAAATCCAACGTTTGTTGAGGAAAATGGTGAATTGAATAAGAATGAGAAAGCTGACGCAGAGGATGTTTCATCATGTAATGTTAACGTGAGTAGTTTGTCATTCAAGGAAGAGAGCAACCTCTTCTCTGATCTAAAACAGAATGAAAAGAAGGCATTGGTGGAGCTTAGATCAAAAGTTGAGGAAGCCATAAATGGAAATCAATTGTTCAAAGTAAAGGAAAGTGATGTCCAAGAgcgaaatgaagaaaaatcatCGGAAAATAGTGGTGAAAAGGAAAtggaaaaaccaaaagaaaatgaaggtaAAGAAGATGTCGGAGATGAGGGTAGTGAGGCAAATTCATCCATGGAAGAGAACAAAGATGGTATGCAGGAAGGCCCGGAAAAAGAAAGGGTCGTTGCAGAAGCTGAAGAGAAGAAAGTGCAGGATCAGGCTATGGATGGAAAAGGGGATTCCATTGATAAGGATATCAAACTTTGGGGAGTCCCATTATTGCCTAGTAAGGGAGGTAAGGCAACCGATATTGTGCTATTGAAATTCTTGAGGGCTAGAGAGTTCAAGGTCATCGATGCCTTCGAGATGCTGAGGAACACCCTTCaatggagaaaagaaaacaatattGATTCCATCCTAGATGAAGATCTTGGCAATGAATTTCGCTCCACAGCATACATCAATGGCAGTGATCGCCAAGGCCACCCGGTATGTTACAATGTTTTTGGGGTGCTTGGCGGTGATGAGATGTTCAGTAAAACATTAGGGACGGAAGAGAATCGTGACAAGTTTGTAAGGTGGAGAGTGCAACTGATGGAGGAGGGAATTAAAAAGCTTGATTTTAATGGCGTCTCATGTTTGCTGCAAATCATCGATCTCAAGAACACCCCAGGACCCTCAAAGAAGGAAGTTCGGCTTATCATGAAACAAGTGATTAGCCTTCTCCAAGACAACTATCCTGAATTTGTTGTGAAAAATGTAAGCATTTCTTCACTTTCAATTCATGCTACTTGTCCCATCACTTAATTTGTCTCAAATATTTCTTGACATGACATATAGTAATTAAATACAATTTATgagaaattcaattaattcataaataagATATTACAATCAAATGAATATCATCAAgtgagaaattaaaattttaagataaagaCGGTGAAATATTCCCTATCAATTCTTAATTTGATTCCCAATTATTATTCCCTTTTATCTCCCCTTGTTCAAATCCAAAAATTTTGGTTCACCTATAATTTGATTCATATCATTTTACTCACTCTATATGTATAATTGATAGACCAGTTTTTTCCTTTGTAGATCTTCATCAATGTTCCTTTCTGGTATTATGCATTTGCCGCCTTCTTTTTACCTTTCTTAACCCAAAGAACAAAGAGCAAATTTGTGTATGCTAGGCCAGCAAAAGTCATTGAAACCCTTCTCAAGTAAGAGTTAATTTTCTCAAGGTCCttatacatattttaattcaattcaTTGGAGACTAATCTACTCTAGTGCTTTGGTTGGTTCCAGGTACATTGATGCAGAAGAAATACCAGTATGCTATGGCGGCCTCAAACGTGACAACGATTCTGACTTCTCGGCTGAAGACCATGCAGAGGAAGTTCTTGTCAAAGCAAGCTCAACGGAAACAATTGAGATCCCTGCACCAGAGGTAAATGAACTAGTATCTTGAAACAACACTAATAGTGGGAAATTATTAGATCACCTATGATATTACTAAAGCCAATTGTTTTATGGAAAAAGCAGGCAGGGAGTGTTCTGATCTGGGACTTGGTCGTGTTGGGTTGGGAAGTGAACTATAAGGAGGAATTTGTGCCGGATGATGACAAGTCTTATACCATTATTGTTCAGAAGGAAAGGAGAATGGGGATTCAGGAAGGACCGATTCGGAATTCTTTCAAGAATAACGAGCCTGGAAAGATTGTTCTCGTAATAGGGAATGCACCGTTCAAGAATAAGAAGCGTGCTTTCTATCGATACAAAATCAAGAATGTTAGCTCAGCATCCTGAGGTTCcaatgattatatatatatatattataagttttaGTTAAGTAGATTGGTCAAAGTTTGAATTGAGATATGCAGGATAAAGAGGAACAAAATTAAGCCATTTAACTTTGGCAACCatatttcttttcaacttgtattaatttcaattttgttccttattctttctttctttctttcccccTTCTTTTATTCATTGTTTGGTGCAATATATAGTAAGGTAGGAGGAGTTGATTATTTTGTGAAAACCTTAAATCATGAATACTATATTATATTTGCTTAGTCTTCTCTTCGCAATTGTCTTTTTAAATGGTTATCTATACTACATATTATCTCTATTAATATATAACGTGGTGTGATAAAGTTATTGTCTTGATATAATGAGTTTATTAAGAGTATATTTGGCCTGActtttttttagcttaaaagccattataaaattcttataaaaaataatagtttttaaaattaagttaaagctgtttgataaatttactttttaaaagcTCTTTTTCATAGATATATTATTTGGCGAAAcaacttatataaattttgattttgattaaaattactataaaaggtatttaataaatcaggagaaaaaaattgaatcaaataaaaaaaagatgagtgtgacaaaaatataatttcccttataatattatgaattactgaaagataaaagaagaatataaaaaaatatttgttgttatttcttaaaaattggCTTGAAATTTATGATCTCTGGAACTGAACAAAATTGATATTACATACAAGGAAGAGAACCTAAGGTGGTATTAATAATGGATCCAATTGGGTCAAGAAAATCACGTTTAGCCATTGACCCATTTTCCTATTGATATCATCAACGCTAATTCCATGAAAGTCTATCAAGGTCATGATATTCTCACCAACAAAGTTACCCTCCATGAACAAAAAAGTCTtggcttttatatttttctcattttttaatgGGTTATTTATTTTGTGAAGGAATGCCACATCATCTGTTGAGTACTGTTGGCTCAAATGTGAAATTTACTGCTAAAATCAGAGCGGGCCCTTGGGTGAAGCCACCCAAGCAAGGGCTTTAGCCCCCAATTTGGGTAGGCCCCAAATGTATGGaggatttataattttataataattataatataattaattatattaaaaatatataaaaattaaaaaaatagaaaagtaaaaaataattaataaaattatttgttctctcactttttaattatgtgcctaataaatctcaattttctatcactttcttatttctagaatgctattaattctcaactatattcttttatttccaatcaactaatggtcatatgtatttaatcatttccaacagttatttttttctcacttatttctcttatttccaaTAAACTcattaatgattttcaatagctattttttttcctatatataaaaccaattattttttttcaatgtataatatctactgttgaattctttttttctcatttgctctttcttcctttaacttcaatttttctctaaaaaataCACAAGAAGTCTgttcttttattatcttcataaagTTGTAAACCTCATTTGCGGTTTGCAATAAGCATTCAACAATTAGGTACTATTGTTCTAATATTTacagatttttttactttaatttagagtttatattatattgctatattacttttattctaatattttttttaatttcaataaagaaaagcctcatttgaatatttcgcTTTAAACTTTTGAACTTATTGAGCCGTCTCTGGCTAAAATGTTCAGGGattttacaatttttgttGTCAAAGGAATTaaagtctattttaattttcttgtagTGCAGCCTATTGTTAtatctaaaagaaaaaattctttaaaactGAGTTACCacaaacaagtaaaaatattgacttttcaattttcatctaatttATCTCAACATCCATTGATCTATTTGACTAATTATGTCAAtcataattaacaaataaaatatacaccagaaagaagttaagaacaaataaacatcacataattatcatatcaaacaataaattaaaaaatatcaaacaataaagagagttttcaaaacaaaaaaaaagcacgatagaaaataaaatgaaaaacaaaacaaagaaaaaaaaaaacctgaatgcagttttgaattttggattttcttttcccttaatttttaaaagaggAGAGAAGAGGGAGATTGATAGGGAGAAAGAGGGGTATTTTTTGAGAGAAAactttttggaaaaaaataactCTCCTAAGAAGCTAGCATGCTTTGtttctaaaaagaaaaaaaaaagaaaagaaagctcTTATTTGGAGGTTTTTTTAagctattttttaaaaaaattgttctttaaaaaaaagctacTTTTTTTCTAAGAGCTTATCATAAAATATTGCTTAGCCCAACTTCTACTTTTAAGAAGTAGATAAGTTGAAAATAAACTAGGCCAAACAGACgctaaattttgaatttcattgATAAAATTACTCACAAACCAAATATATTGACACTAAATCTATATAAGTATAGATAAACAGGTAATTTGATTTGCTATGTACTAATTACGATTAAGGTCTCATATTCAATTATGTAGACACTAAAttataaacaagaaaaattaaaaatatataaaaaattatatatatataaaaaatgaaaaatgaaaaaagaaaggagagaggtacgactggcagggtgcggacgcaccctgccaggcacCTCTCTCAcctgccagacgcgaatttttcgcgtctggcagggtAGTGGAATTGCCCCCCTGATGCCCAGGGACAAGGCAATGGAGAGTGCCCCCTCCAGAGCCCAGAAATCGGGTATAAATGGGAGGGGGATCCGAGCAACCAAAGGGGGGAGCCAAAAAATAGAGAACAAAAAACAGAGAACctacaacaagaaaaaatccCAGCAGCCACACCAAAAAATCCACAATGAGCACtgaaaaatcaatcaaaaaaaagaaggaaaataggAATTGATTCTTGAGAagggggttttttttttatttgattttgggGAGAAGATCTAGAGAGAGGCGGAGCCGTGATCTGCTGCCGGCGCAAGAGGAAGAAGAGCTGAGCAGAGGAATAGAGAAGGAGAGAGGCGGAGTCGCGATCTGCTGCCGACGCAAGAGGAAGAAGAGCTGAGTAGAGGAATAGAGAAGGAGAGAGGCGGAGCCGCAATCTGCTGCCGGCGCAAGAGGAAAAAGAGCTGAGCAGAGGAATAGAGAAGGAGAGGGGTGGAGCTGCAGCACCAACCGACGGAAAGGAAGAGAGCCAGGCTTGGGTGTTTGacgagaagaaagaaaagtaagcaaaaaagagagagagcttTTCTCCTCAGGGCCGAACGACGCCGTTTGTTGTCCCATGGAATGCTGTGCAAAGCTAAACAGTGTGTCTAGCAACAGCCGTGGTCAGCTTAGTTGTGTTGAGGCTCATTCAACTTAATCAGGTAAGGAAAATTTAACTTCTTTGCATAATGGATTTGTGATTATTTAATTGCTTGGGTATtatgatttgatttgtttgaGTTCAACTCACAGCATTTAATCTAAGCTTCATAACTTGATGCTAAAAGGTTGATTcggaaatatttttttttctttacaaagtcctaaaaaggaaattttctAGAGAATGTCTTCAAGATTAAGATTAAATTACTTCATCACAATGCTCTAAAAGTTTTAGATATGATTTGCAGGTTTAAGGAGATAATATAATTAGAGgattataaatatgtataaatatgaatataaataGGGGCGTGAGAAATATTTATGTatactaaaatatatatatatatacatacatatatatatatatacatatatatgtagtgaataaaaataatattgcatcaagtatgaaaataattatgatatgGTAGGTAAGAGAATCAACCTTAGAGAATTAACTCCTAAGAAAAATATCATGACATTATGGACAAGTAAACAATGCCGATGATGGGATAATCGTTCGGGATGCGAGAAGTCGTAATCCCGAGCTTATGTTCCCTAGGCTCGGAATCCGAAtcaaggctccaccagtacgatgggagggcctcGATTTCAAGATTCCGGAATTCTTAATACATAAGGAGTTTgattgtataaaaaaaattactcgataaaaataataaacaaatactaaatgataaaaaaaatgataaaataataacaattcaaacgtataataaataattaatttgaaaatacaatatacataatactaaataaataaaaataaataaatatataatagtaaaaaataactaattcaaaattaaatattgagCATTAAGTGGCATAAACTATAAGAAATGTgaagataaagataaaaaataataataataagaaataagaataggaaatatgataataaaatatataataaaataaaaataattaataataacaaaaaatatagatTATTGCATAGCATATATGTATTGCATCAtacatatcattgcatataaatatttctgttttcgagtttaagccccgatgatgggatctttcGGGGATCCTGCGAAGGCGGGTATTTCTCGAAAAGTTCCttaggtgaaaagatgtccttgggtcccaccagtatgatgggagggctcgagaaccatctttaataaaaggcttttgcccGAATTAGGTCCATTAtgcacaaaaatattattttaaaaaaaagaaagcgtACGATGACCCCGATGACGGGAATTATTCGTCGAatttgcgaaggcgagtttctcggataattccctaggtgagagaatatcccaagtcccaccagtatgacgGGCGGATTTGGAaaatatcctcgataaaaggttatttgtccgacatttttatctcacgccatgcatttcatctcgCCACCCATttacattccattttaggttaaataggagataaaataaaaaataataattaaggaaatctagtgaaattaaaaattaaagcccaataggataatctaaaaatggtaccgttcatagAACGGGAGTATGAGGgatgctaatccttccccgggcgtaaccgtactcccgaacctagATCCAGGAAATTGTAGACCAGTCtaaggttcttttcggtgggcttaaaattaatttaagtgttcatcgattagaatcgagtcaataggtggccaatcgcacctagtaaaaaagattggtggcgactcctagtttaatttttagtgagttttcacacccacgtctagcggtcgggttcccgggcccgcacgttacgacaaaGTAAAACTTCTTTTGGATCTATTTTTCAAATCCCATTATGTTGTAACTACtaatttttctccttttaagtttttactttttccgatacaactttttccttttatttcgCCCCATGTAGTTATTGTGTGTAGAATTAGACACCAACTTAGTTAGTATCACaattacttaaaaatcaaataaaattatataaaaaaaatataaaattatggaCATACACCCATTATGTGAGTCacactaaaaaaaaagacttttaTTGATGTAATTATTTGTCGATAAaggttaaaaattaatcataatcGTAAACACTTACGAATTACCGATGAAATTTTTTGTCAGTAATTAGTCGGAGATATCCTTGTTGGTAATGGATAATGCATTGGTGTCTTCACTCTCTATCGGTAATTATCGACAACAATACTTTGTCGATAATTTTGTCAGTAAAGTAGTGATTCCATATGTAAtattaattgttaattttcAATGAACTCCGTTGGTAGGCAAAAATATACATTGGTAATCCTtgctaaaaataaataaaaaatagatataaaaATACCCATAGATAACATCAAATTTAATTCCCCGTTTAGACTTCAAATgaataataagaaataaaaataaataataatatgaaaaaatattttattttaataaaaccaataaaaaatacaaattgtATTATTCTATATacaatgaaaaagaataagaaatcCCATCATTTCATAACCCACAAATCTAAAACATACAAATCTAATTAAGTACCACCATCACCCTTCGGTTGCGCCTTTGGATGATTAGGCTAGCTTGGCTGCTGTGATGAAAGATCCCGAGTGCTTTGTTGGCACCATAAATTGGAGGATGTGCGTTATGCTCAACTTCATATTAAGCATCTCATCACTAATGGAGTCAACTTTTACCTTCAATGCTTGTAGTTCCTCAAGGATCTGATTGAAAGGCAACTAAAACATTGCCGACCACAAGCAGAATCTGACGTTCGAGCTCCACCAAGCATTGATGCAGGCATGACCTTGATACCAAACTTGTCCATGCTTGCGAATCGAACTTTGGCTAGGATGATAGCTCTCAATCATACTTCTACGATAATACTTCTATGATAATGTAAAAGCATATGTTTCCTATAAAAAAACTGAAATGAATTAAACattaaattgttaaatgataatataatgaaatataaatgggtcattctttttaattacACTAATGGTTTAGACTTCTTGTCCCACAAACTCTTTCCTACCGTTCATTTGCTTGTGGGTGTGATTGAATAGTTCAAAGAATCACTACCAAAAATACGAGCTTCattgatgaaaaattatgTTGGCACGTGGTCAAAAATACCCTTGTCGTTAATGGCCACTTTGTCGGTGATGAAATAATCTATCAAAATATTCTCCAACAACATATTTTATCAGCAATTTTTGTCAGAGAAATAGCAAAACCGTTGGAGATAGATCTAGTCTACGATAAAACAATTTCattagaaaattttgttggtaaACTACAAACCAAGTTACTAACGAAATAGTCGATGGATTGAATGCAAACCTTATCATCATATTCTGTCGGTAAAAAGTGTGAATCCATTGTGTTAGCTCTATAGCATTCAAATCAATTccttgttttgaaatgacaaaaagaaattgatcACAATTCATCTAAGTCTTGGAATATCAAGTCCAAATATCTTCTAGCATTTTCAAATGAGTTTGAGAAGGAAAACAATGAagaagaactttaaaaatgcATTCTAGTccaaatctattgatacatgttcttcatgtatctatatatttagacaagtatcgatagattgtgtaatcta contains:
- the LOC18594869 gene encoding patellin-4 — its product is MDKTVQTDDQKEELPKDEKEKTNETEKAEGGGENGEGKIEYEKKTDEESMNAEEKKEDLNKLDVGMKNDEGKEGDVKEINEVKNDGARKEDVKKINEIDNSDAEKEVEEVKDGEAKKKDEENEGKAVEEKHTSEGVKERVVKIDQNPTFVEENGELNKNEKADAEDVSSCNVNVSSLSFKEESNLFSDLKQNEKKALVELRSKVEEAINGNQLFKVKESDVQERNEEKSSENSGEKEMEKPKENEGKEDVGDEGSEANSSMEENKDGMQEGPEKERVVAEAEEKKVQDQAMDGKGDSIDKDIKLWGVPLLPSKGGKATDIVLLKFLRAREFKVIDAFEMLRNTLQWRKENNIDSILDEDLGNEFRSTAYINGSDRQGHPVCYNVFGVLGGDEMFSKTLGTEENRDKFVRWRVQLMEEGIKKLDFNGVSCLLQIIDLKNTPGPSKKEVRLIMKQVISLLQDNYPEFVVKNIFINVPFWYYAFAAFFLPFLTQRTKSKFVYARPAKVIETLLKYIDAEEIPVCYGGLKRDNDSDFSAEDHAEEVLVKASSTETIEIPAPEAGSVLIWDLVVLGWEVNYKEEFVPDDDKSYTIIVQKERRMGIQEGPIRNSFKNNEPGKIVLVIGNAPFKNKKRAFYRYKIKNVSSAS